In a genomic window of Physeter macrocephalus isolate SW-GA chromosome 14, ASM283717v5, whole genome shotgun sequence:
- the MMP28 gene encoding matrix metalloproteinase-28 isoform X4, translating to MAARVGLLLRALPLLLWGGLDAQLAQRVGQELRREAEAFLEKYGYLSEPAPSSPASTRFSNAIREFQWVSQLPMSGMLDPATLRQMTQPRCGVADTDSQVAWTKRVSALFTGRRAKMRRKKRFARQGNKWYKRHLSYRLVNWPQHLPEPAVRGAVRAAFQLWSNVSALEFWEAPATGPADIRLTFFQGDHNDGLSNAFDGPGGALAHAFLPRRGEAHFDRDERWSLSRRRGRNLFVVLAHEIGHTLGLTHSAAPRALMAPYYKRLGRDALLSWDDVLAVQSLYGKPQGGSGAIQLPGKLFTDFEAWDPHRLQGRRPETRGPKYCHSSFDAITVDGQHRLYIFQGNQFWEVTADGNVSEPHPLQKRWAGLPPHIEAAVVSLEDGDFYFFKGRPLLRAGPRGAAGGALLPPRPAGLGRCP from the exons ATGGCCGCGCGTGTCGGCCTCCTGCTGCGCGCCCTGCCGCTGCTGCTGTGGGGCGGCCTGGACGCCCAGCTCGCCCAGCGCGTAGGCCAGGAGCTGCGCAGGGAGGCAGAG gcCTTCCTGGAGAAGTACGGATATCTCAGTGAACCCGCCCCCAGTAGTCCCGCCTCCACGCGATTCAGCAATGCCATCAG GGAGTTCCAGTGGGTGTCCCAGCTGCCCATGAGCGGGATGCTGGACCCCGCCACGCTGCGCCAGATGACGCAGCCCCGCTGTGGGGTGGCAGATACCGACAGCCAGGTGGCCTGGACCAAGAGAGTCAGTGCCCTATTTACTGGACGTCGGGCCAAAATGAGGCGTAAGAAACGCTTTGCCAGGCAAG GCAACAAATGGTACAAGCGGCATCTCTCCTACCGCCTGGTGAACTGGCCCCAGCACCTGCCTGAGCCGGCAGTTCGGGGGGCCGTGCGTGCCGCCTTCCAGCTGTGGAGCAACGTCTCGGCGCTGGAGTTCTGGGAGGCCCCGGCCACAGGCCCCGCTGACATCCGCCTCACCTTCTTCCAAGGGGACCACAACGATGGGCTGAGCAACGCCTTCGATGGCCCAG GCGGCGCCCTGGCGCACGCCTTCCTCCCCCGCCGCGGCGAAGCGCACTTCGACCGCGACGAGCGCTGGTCCCTGAGCCGCCGCCGCGGACGCAACCTGTTCGTGGTGCTGGCGCATGAGATCGGCCACACGCTCGGCCTGACCCACTCGGCCGCGCCGCGCGCGCTCATGGCGCCCTACTACAAGAGGCTGGGCCGCGACGCGCTGCTCAGCTGGGACGACGTGCTGGCCGTGCAGAGCCTGTATG GGAAGCCCCAGGGCGGCTCAGGGGCCATCCAGCTCCCGGGAAAGCTGTTCACGGACTTTGAGGCCTGGGACCCCCACAGACTCCAAGGAAGGCGCCCCGAAACCCGAGGTCCTAAATATTGCCACTCTTCCTTCGATGCAATCACTGTAG ATGGGCAACATCGACTGTACATATTTCAAGGGAACCAGTTCTGGGAGGTGACAGCTGATGGCAACGTCTCAGAGCCCCACCCACTCCAgaagaggtgggcagggctgccccCCCATATTGAGGCTGCCGTGGTGTCATTGGAGGATGGAGACTTCTACTTCTTCAAAG GGCGCCCGCTACTACGTGCTGGCCCGAGGGGGGCTGCAGGTGGAGCCCTACTACCCCCGAGGCCTGCAGGACTGGGGCGGTGTCCCTGA
- the MMP28 gene encoding matrix metalloproteinase-28 isoform X2 — MCVCIRIQQSRPSWRSTDISVNPPPVVPPPRDSAMPSGNKWYKRHLSYRLVNWPQHLPEPAVRGAVRAAFQLWSNVSALEFWEAPATGPADIRLTFFQGDHNDGLSNAFDGPGGALAHAFLPRRGEAHFDRDERWSLSRRRGRNLFVVLAHEIGHTLGLTHSAAPRALMAPYYKRLGRDALLSWDDVLAVQSLYGKPQGGSGAIQLPGKLFTDFEAWDPHRLQGRRPETRGPKYCHSSFDAITVDGQHRLYIFQGNQFWEVTADGNVSEPHPLQKRWAGLPPHIEAAVVSLEDGDFYFFKGSRCWRFQGPKPVWGSPQLCRAGGLPPHPDAALFFPPLSRLILFKGARYYVLARGGLQVEPYYPRGLQDWGGVPEEVSGALPRPDGSIIFFRDDRYWHLDQAKLRATASGRWATELPWMGCWHANSGGTLF; from the exons ATGTGTGTCTGTATAAGAATTCAGCAGtcgag gcCTTCCTGGAGAAGTACGGATATCTCAGTGAACCCGCCCCCAGTAGTCCCGCCTCCACGCGATTCAGCAATGCCATCAG GCAACAAATGGTACAAGCGGCATCTCTCCTACCGCCTGGTGAACTGGCCCCAGCACCTGCCTGAGCCGGCAGTTCGGGGGGCCGTGCGTGCCGCCTTCCAGCTGTGGAGCAACGTCTCGGCGCTGGAGTTCTGGGAGGCCCCGGCCACAGGCCCCGCTGACATCCGCCTCACCTTCTTCCAAGGGGACCACAACGATGGGCTGAGCAACGCCTTCGATGGCCCAG GCGGCGCCCTGGCGCACGCCTTCCTCCCCCGCCGCGGCGAAGCGCACTTCGACCGCGACGAGCGCTGGTCCCTGAGCCGCCGCCGCGGACGCAACCTGTTCGTGGTGCTGGCGCATGAGATCGGCCACACGCTCGGCCTGACCCACTCGGCCGCGCCGCGCGCGCTCATGGCGCCCTACTACAAGAGGCTGGGCCGCGACGCGCTGCTCAGCTGGGACGACGTGCTGGCCGTGCAGAGCCTGTATG GGAAGCCCCAGGGCGGCTCAGGGGCCATCCAGCTCCCGGGAAAGCTGTTCACGGACTTTGAGGCCTGGGACCCCCACAGACTCCAAGGAAGGCGCCCCGAAACCCGAGGTCCTAAATATTGCCACTCTTCCTTCGATGCAATCACTGTAG ATGGGCAACATCGACTGTACATATTTCAAGGGAACCAGTTCTGGGAGGTGACAGCTGATGGCAACGTCTCAGAGCCCCACCCACTCCAgaagaggtgggcagggctgccccCCCATATTGAGGCTGCCGTGGTGTCATTGGAGGATGGAGACTTCTACTTCTTCAAAG GGAGTCGATGCTGGAGGTTCCAGGGCCCCAAGCCAGTGTGGGGCTCCCCACAGCTGTGCCGGGCAGGGGGGCTGCCCCCCCACCCGGATGctgccctcttcttccctcctctgagTCGCCTCATCCTCTTCAAGGGCGCCCGCTACTACGTGCTGGCCCGAGGGGGGCTGCAGGTGGAGCCCTACTACCCCCGAGGCCTGCAGGACTGGGGCGGTGTCCCTGAGGAGGTCAGCGGCGCCCTGCCCAGGCCCGACGGCTCTATCATCTTCTTCAGAGACGACCGCTACTGGCACCTCGACCAGGCCAAACTTCGAGCAACGGCCTCGGGCCGCTGGGCCACAGAGCTGCCCTGGATGGGCTGCTGGCACGCCAACTCGGGGGGCACCCTGTTCTGA
- the MMP28 gene encoding matrix metalloproteinase-28 isoform X3 gives MAARVGLLLRALPLLLWGGLDAQLAQRVGQELRREAEAFLEKYGYLSEPAPSSPASTRFSNAIREFQWVSQLPMSGMLDPATLRQMTQPRCGVADTDSQVAWTKRVSALFTGRRAKMRRKKRFARQGNKWYKRHLSYRLVNWPQHLPEPAVRGAVRAAFQLWSNVSALEFWEAPATGPADIRLTFFQGDHNDGLSNAFDGPGGALAHAFLPRRGEAHFDRDERWSLSRRRGRNLFVVLAHEIGHTLGLTHSAAPRALMAPYYKRLGRDALLSWDDVLAVQSLYGKPQGGSGAIQLPGKLFTDFEAWDPHRLQGRRPETRGPKYCHSSFDAITVDGQHRLYIFQGNQFWEVTADGNVSEPHPLQKRWAGLPPHIEAAVVSLEDGDFYFFKGLTRTASWISATTVPLLVFRTQTPQPQAAVLAGGKFLD, from the exons ATGGCCGCGCGTGTCGGCCTCCTGCTGCGCGCCCTGCCGCTGCTGCTGTGGGGCGGCCTGGACGCCCAGCTCGCCCAGCGCGTAGGCCAGGAGCTGCGCAGGGAGGCAGAG gcCTTCCTGGAGAAGTACGGATATCTCAGTGAACCCGCCCCCAGTAGTCCCGCCTCCACGCGATTCAGCAATGCCATCAG GGAGTTCCAGTGGGTGTCCCAGCTGCCCATGAGCGGGATGCTGGACCCCGCCACGCTGCGCCAGATGACGCAGCCCCGCTGTGGGGTGGCAGATACCGACAGCCAGGTGGCCTGGACCAAGAGAGTCAGTGCCCTATTTACTGGACGTCGGGCCAAAATGAGGCGTAAGAAACGCTTTGCCAGGCAAG GCAACAAATGGTACAAGCGGCATCTCTCCTACCGCCTGGTGAACTGGCCCCAGCACCTGCCTGAGCCGGCAGTTCGGGGGGCCGTGCGTGCCGCCTTCCAGCTGTGGAGCAACGTCTCGGCGCTGGAGTTCTGGGAGGCCCCGGCCACAGGCCCCGCTGACATCCGCCTCACCTTCTTCCAAGGGGACCACAACGATGGGCTGAGCAACGCCTTCGATGGCCCAG GCGGCGCCCTGGCGCACGCCTTCCTCCCCCGCCGCGGCGAAGCGCACTTCGACCGCGACGAGCGCTGGTCCCTGAGCCGCCGCCGCGGACGCAACCTGTTCGTGGTGCTGGCGCATGAGATCGGCCACACGCTCGGCCTGACCCACTCGGCCGCGCCGCGCGCGCTCATGGCGCCCTACTACAAGAGGCTGGGCCGCGACGCGCTGCTCAGCTGGGACGACGTGCTGGCCGTGCAGAGCCTGTATG GGAAGCCCCAGGGCGGCTCAGGGGCCATCCAGCTCCCGGGAAAGCTGTTCACGGACTTTGAGGCCTGGGACCCCCACAGACTCCAAGGAAGGCGCCCCGAAACCCGAGGTCCTAAATATTGCCACTCTTCCTTCGATGCAATCACTGTAG ATGGGCAACATCGACTGTACATATTTCAAGGGAACCAGTTCTGGGAGGTGACAGCTGATGGCAACGTCTCAGAGCCCCACCCACTCCAgaagaggtgggcagggctgccccCCCATATTGAGGCTGCCGTGGTGTCATTGGAGGATGGAGACTTCTACTTCTTCAAAG
- the MMP28 gene encoding matrix metalloproteinase-28 isoform X1 — MAARVGLLLRALPLLLWGGLDAQLAQRVGQELRREAEAFLEKYGYLSEPAPSSPASTRFSNAIREFQWVSQLPMSGMLDPATLRQMTQPRCGVADTDSQVAWTKRVSALFTGRRAKMRRKKRFARQGNKWYKRHLSYRLVNWPQHLPEPAVRGAVRAAFQLWSNVSALEFWEAPATGPADIRLTFFQGDHNDGLSNAFDGPGGALAHAFLPRRGEAHFDRDERWSLSRRRGRNLFVVLAHEIGHTLGLTHSAAPRALMAPYYKRLGRDALLSWDDVLAVQSLYGKPQGGSGAIQLPGKLFTDFEAWDPHRLQGRRPETRGPKYCHSSFDAITVDGQHRLYIFQGNQFWEVTADGNVSEPHPLQKRWAGLPPHIEAAVVSLEDGDFYFFKGSRCWRFQGPKPVWGSPQLCRAGGLPPHPDAALFFPPLSRLILFKGARYYVLARGGLQVEPYYPRGLQDWGGVPEEVSGALPRPDGSIIFFRDDRYWHLDQAKLRATASGRWATELPWMGCWHANSGGTLF, encoded by the exons ATGGCCGCGCGTGTCGGCCTCCTGCTGCGCGCCCTGCCGCTGCTGCTGTGGGGCGGCCTGGACGCCCAGCTCGCCCAGCGCGTAGGCCAGGAGCTGCGCAGGGAGGCAGAG gcCTTCCTGGAGAAGTACGGATATCTCAGTGAACCCGCCCCCAGTAGTCCCGCCTCCACGCGATTCAGCAATGCCATCAG GGAGTTCCAGTGGGTGTCCCAGCTGCCCATGAGCGGGATGCTGGACCCCGCCACGCTGCGCCAGATGACGCAGCCCCGCTGTGGGGTGGCAGATACCGACAGCCAGGTGGCCTGGACCAAGAGAGTCAGTGCCCTATTTACTGGACGTCGGGCCAAAATGAGGCGTAAGAAACGCTTTGCCAGGCAAG GCAACAAATGGTACAAGCGGCATCTCTCCTACCGCCTGGTGAACTGGCCCCAGCACCTGCCTGAGCCGGCAGTTCGGGGGGCCGTGCGTGCCGCCTTCCAGCTGTGGAGCAACGTCTCGGCGCTGGAGTTCTGGGAGGCCCCGGCCACAGGCCCCGCTGACATCCGCCTCACCTTCTTCCAAGGGGACCACAACGATGGGCTGAGCAACGCCTTCGATGGCCCAG GCGGCGCCCTGGCGCACGCCTTCCTCCCCCGCCGCGGCGAAGCGCACTTCGACCGCGACGAGCGCTGGTCCCTGAGCCGCCGCCGCGGACGCAACCTGTTCGTGGTGCTGGCGCATGAGATCGGCCACACGCTCGGCCTGACCCACTCGGCCGCGCCGCGCGCGCTCATGGCGCCCTACTACAAGAGGCTGGGCCGCGACGCGCTGCTCAGCTGGGACGACGTGCTGGCCGTGCAGAGCCTGTATG GGAAGCCCCAGGGCGGCTCAGGGGCCATCCAGCTCCCGGGAAAGCTGTTCACGGACTTTGAGGCCTGGGACCCCCACAGACTCCAAGGAAGGCGCCCCGAAACCCGAGGTCCTAAATATTGCCACTCTTCCTTCGATGCAATCACTGTAG ATGGGCAACATCGACTGTACATATTTCAAGGGAACCAGTTCTGGGAGGTGACAGCTGATGGCAACGTCTCAGAGCCCCACCCACTCCAgaagaggtgggcagggctgccccCCCATATTGAGGCTGCCGTGGTGTCATTGGAGGATGGAGACTTCTACTTCTTCAAAG GGAGTCGATGCTGGAGGTTCCAGGGCCCCAAGCCAGTGTGGGGCTCCCCACAGCTGTGCCGGGCAGGGGGGCTGCCCCCCCACCCGGATGctgccctcttcttccctcctctgagTCGCCTCATCCTCTTCAAGGGCGCCCGCTACTACGTGCTGGCCCGAGGGGGGCTGCAGGTGGAGCCCTACTACCCCCGAGGCCTGCAGGACTGGGGCGGTGTCCCTGAGGAGGTCAGCGGCGCCCTGCCCAGGCCCGACGGCTCTATCATCTTCTTCAGAGACGACCGCTACTGGCACCTCGACCAGGCCAAACTTCGAGCAACGGCCTCGGGCCGCTGGGCCACAGAGCTGCCCTGGATGGGCTGCTGGCACGCCAACTCGGGGGGCACCCTGTTCTGA